The DNA window ATAAGTAACCATTTTCAAGTGTGCAGTTTAGTGGCATTTGATGCCTCCACAGTGTATAgatactgttcagttcagtagctcagtcatgtccgactctttgcgaccccatgaaccacagcatgccaggcctctctgtccatcaccaactcctggagtccacccaaacccatgtccattgagttggcgatgccaaccaaccatctcatcctctatcatccccttctcctgccctcagtctttcccagcatcagggtcttttccagtgagtcagctctttgcgtcaagtggtcaaaatattggagtttcagcttcaaatcagtcctaccaatgaatacccaggactgatctcctttaggatggactgcttggatctccttgtagtccaaggggctgtcaatggtcttctccaacaccacacttcaaaagcatcaattcttctgtgctcagctttcttatagtccaactctcacatccatacatgactactggaaaaaccatagccttgactaggcggacctttgttgacaaagtaatatctctgctttttaatatgctgtctaggttggtcataactttctttccaaggaggacgtgtcttttaatttcatggcttcaatcaccatctgcagtgattctggagccccaaaaaataaagtctctcactgtttccaccatttccccatctatttgccatgaagtgatgggactggatgccatgatcttagttttctgaatgttgaaattctaagccagctttttcactctcctctttcactttcatcaagaggctctttagttcttcttcactttctgccgtaatggtggtatcatctgcatatctgaagctgttgatatttctcccagcaatcttgattccagcttgtgcttcctccagcccagcgtttctcatgatgtactctgcatataagttaaataagcagggtgacaatatactgccttgacgtactccttttcctgtttggaaccagtctgttgttccatgtccagttctaagtgttgcttcctgacctgcatacaggtttctcaagaggcaggtcaggtgatctggtattcctatctccttcagaattttccacagtttattgtgatccacacagtcaaaggctttggcatagtcaataaagcagaaaaagatgtttttctggaactctcttactctttcaatgattcagcagatgttggcaatttgacctctggttcctctgccttttctaaaaccaccttgagcatctggaagttcttggttcacgtattgctgaagcctggcttggagaattatatCACTTTACTTTTTCATCACCCTGGAAGACTACCTGGTACCCATTAACGTGTTTTCTCCATCCCCTCTAATCTGCTctttgtctctgtggatttgcttgttctggatatttcatataaatggaataacacaatatgtgaccttttgtgtctggtttctttctcttaatgttttcaagattcatcatGTAGCATTCTGTCTCtttatggctgcataatattaCACTGGGCATCcgtagtagctcagttggtaaagaatctgtctgcaatgcaggagatgccggtttaattcctgggtcagaaagatctgttggagaaggaacaggctacccactccagtattcttgggcttccctgatgtctcaactggtaaagaatccgcctgcagtgcaggagacctgggttcagtccttgggttgggaagatcccctggagaagggaacagctacccactccagtattctggcctggagaattccatgaactgtacagtccatggggtcacaaagagtcagtgtTGTTTTCactctggctccatctcttcattctctctggagttatttctccactcttctccagtagtatattggaaaattcttaaagagggggagtaccagaccaccttacctgcctccagagaaatctggaggtcaagaagcaacagttagaactggacatggaacaacagactggttccaaattgggaaaggagtatgtcaaggctgtatattgtcaccctgcttatttaacttacatgcagaatacatcatgcaaaatgccgggctggatgaaggtcaggctgaaatcaagattgccgggggaaatatcaataacctcagatatgcagataacaccacccttatggcagaaagcaaagaggaactgaagagtctcttgatgaaagtgaaaaaggagagtgaaaaagctggcttagctCTTTCTGCCATCTTTCTGTGCTGAATGGTGCACATGAATGTCCTGGCTGATGCTCTCAAGAGTATCAAGAATGCCGAAAAGAGAGGCAAATGCCAGGTCCTTATTAGGCCGTGCTCCAAAGTCATCATCAGGTTTCTAACTGTGATGATGAAGCATGGTTATACTAGTGAATTTGAAATCATTGATGATCACAGAGCTAGGAATGTTGTTGTGAACCTCACAGGCAGGCTAAATAAGTGTGGAGTGATCAGCCCCAAATTCGATGTGCAATTcaaagatctagaaaaatggcagaataaCCTGCTCCCATCCTGTCAGTTTGGTTTCATTGTACTGACAACCTCAGCTGGCATCATGGACAGTGAAGAAGCAAGACGAAAACATACAGGAGGGAGAATCCTTGGGTTCTTTTTCTAGGGAtgtaatacatacaaataaaatgcCTCAgagggggggaagaaaaaaagctggcttaaaactcagcattcaaaaaactaatatcgtggcatctggtcccattacttcatggcaaatagatggggtgacattggaaacagtgacaagctttattttcttgggctccaaaatcactgcagccatgaaattaaaagacgcttactccttggaagaaaagctatgaccaacttagacagcatattaaaaagcagagacattactttgctgatccaggtccatctagtcaaagctatggtttttccagtggtcatgtatggatatgagaattggaccataaggaaagctgagtgccgaagaattgatgcttttgaactgtggtgttggagaagacccttgagagtcccttggactgcaaggagatctaaccagtccatcctaaaggaaatcagtcctgaatattcattagaaggactgatgctgaatctgaagctccaacactttggccaactgatgcaaagaactgacacaacTCAGCTACTGAAAACAATTGTTAAAAACACAATAATCTATAAGAACTTACTGAAAGCTAATACTACTTTATTAGGCTTAATGATAAAAGTCATCAACTGaatatacaatttattttaaatctttatggAACTACCATACAAGGTATATATAAACACTCTACTGTTGTTAAATTTATGATTTATTGGTGAAAGTAATTGTACATATTGGCACATATTACACAGCAATATCTATATGAGATTGATcacactgctactgctgctaagtcacttcagtcgtgtccaactctgtgtgaccccatccctgggattctccaggcaagaacactggagtgggttgccatttccttctccagtgcagaaaagtgaaaagtgaaagtgaagtcgctcagtcatgtccgactcttcgcgaccccatggactgcagcctaccaggctccttcatccatggaattttccaggcaagagtactggagtggggtgccattgccttctccgagattGATCATATAGCCTTTTAAAACCTTCCTAACAAAGTATATTAAGGTAACCAAATTAAATCAAGACTTTAAGaatgaaagaacataaaaaacagTATTATACAAATTAAGtcttactttcatttatttataacagGTGCATCATCCAGGACACTCACATGAGAGTACAGAAAATAgagttaaatatttgtttatattggaAAATGACACATATCTTTGTAATAAATCTGTTTCAAGTTTATAACATTCTTTACAAAACAGTATTTTGTTCACTTTCCCACATACATCATGTTAAAGCACAAATTGATATAATAACTTTTAGGCTATCCTAGAAAAGCTCccataaagaagatatataaatgaccAATAAGCTCATAAAAAGACAACCATtaacaaaatgtaaatcaaaaccacagtgagataccacttcataccacTATGATGATTATAATCAAAACAATGAATGATAACAAGTGCTGAGAGGACCTGGAAAAATAGGAACTCCTGTACATTGTTGGGAATATAAAATGTTAGAGCAGCTATAGAAAACAATTTGTCAGTTCCTTAAAAGTTGAAAACAGAATTACTGTatgaaccagcaattccactcctccGCATAcacccaggagaaatgaaaatacatgtctaCCCAGAAACTTgtacaaaaatgtttatatatcagtattattcataatggctgaaaggtggaaacaactcagTGTCCACCAACTAATGAATTGTGGTATATCGATACAATATAatattcggttcagttcagttgctcagttgcatccaattctttgcaaccccatggactgcagcacgccaggcctctctgtctatcaccaactcccggggcttgctcaaactcatgtctatcaagtcggtgaggctatccaaccatcttatgctctgtcatccccttctcctcctgccttcactctttcccagtatcagggtcttttccaatgaattatgTATTTTGTTATGTATTTTAACAGTTACATATTttgaagagtttattttcttgagcaTCTGTGACCTTGAAGTATGTTGATATAAattgaaaggaggaaaaaaattagtATAAATATTATAAGACAAGTACTACAGATATTATAAGGAAAATTGTCTATTTGGTGTATTATAAAAGGTTTCAATATCTATCTTTGAGAAGGGGTCTGCTGAATATCACCTATCCAAGGGAGGCTATCACTATATATCGCTTTGTCTGCTTCCTTTTAGAAAAACCTCATGATGCTCTAGGATATGCAGTTAGCAAAGCTTTGGGTCTCACAAAAGCCTGAATACATCTTTGATTGGTTATATATTAAAGGAAATAGCCCACAGCATGGTGCCAGACAAGTGTAGAGCCCAACCAATTTGATCCTTAAGCAGGGAGAAGAGTTCTATTCATCATTAAGAGGTTAGATCATAAAATGTTGTAATTATTTCAGCCTCAATTggtttaaagcttttttttttccccgtaaAACTTCTCTTCAAATTTTGAGGCAAGAAGacagttttcattttgatgacCTTTTGCATTGTGTTTTTCTTCAAGtcctcccaccctgccctgtGGCCTACTCTGTTTGCTGTTCAAATCTGAATCATAATGTGCATCTGCAGGGATTGGAATCATGTGACTGACTGAAGTGTCTCTTGTCATTTATTAACATTCTTTGAATATCTAATTTTGACatattatttggctgtgtcatgAAGAAATTTGCTCCTGCTCTTGACTGTTTCAGAGGTGGGTGcatatgaaaaattattatttttttctctttcatctctacacagttatttttgtttttgttttttagttacaAAATGGAACAAAGAATGACAGCCACATTGGGCCTTGACAGGGATCCTTTTACTTGAAGGGCCACTCCTGTAATGAATGATTTTTATTCAAgtgaatattcatatatttctctGACTCTAATTTGTATGAAATGACAGCCTGCAGACCATTTTATTTGATTACAGTCCTTTCACCTTCATTATCTTTTATGTCTATTTAAACTCTGGACTTGCCATATCCATCTTGACCCTCCCCCACATCTctctgtttgtattttctttcattgcaattttcctcttttctcttctgtgagcATTCACAGATTGTTTTTGGAGTTCATTAAAAAGAGAGTGTGTTGTCTGGGTAGAAAATTACATTTGCATGCTTGAGAGAGGCCTAAGGGTTTTTGTGGGGTTTGGCAAGGATcctggctttttttccttttcagagagAAGAATGAGGAAAGGGAGTAATAATAAGGGATTTttggaaaggagaaaagtaagAGTTGTTGAggtgatttctttcttcatttttgccTTCCCATAGTATATGCATCTagctgattttcattttttttcctgcatgtaTAAACCACTTGACTAACAATGGGAGAGATTAGAGACTTTTCTTAGAACTATTTTTGAATGCACAGTAGAGTTCTGCAAAGCAGAAACCTCTCTTACGGTGATAATTGTACATTTTCTAGTGAACATGGCAAGTTgcagtatgtatacatatacatttttctcctttgtggTAACTGGAGGGGGTTTTATATGGGaaaattgtttcttaaattaATATGACATTTCATTTAAACTGGTATTAACATAGAACTCTAGTTATGTTTTGAATTAGGATTCCACACTTTCAAAATTTAAGTTTTGAGGTATAATATTTAGCCCTTTTTGAAGGTgataatgtttttccttttttattaaaaatgatatcaTTTGTTATTTAGAACTTGTCATTTGTGCCCATTGGGACATTAGGGAAACCGTGGAACATTTATAATAAAAGGGGTATATTTTATAGCAGTGATAACTTAGAAGAATTTGGCTAAGTTCAGAGTTAATACAAAAAATGTGGGTTGTAGACATAGGACCAAGGGTCATGTGGGTCAGGATTGATCAGGAAAATCAGGGAGTTGTTTTGTGCTGTGTTGGATATTCATAGGAAAATAAGTTGATTATTATAGAGCAGCCCATAGagttgaatctttttaaaaaaaaagtctgactgACTTATTATGTACTATAAATCCATtcagcaaattttttaaatttaatactgACTCTGTTCATAGGAACTAGGACTAAAAAAATGAGTAAGATATAATAGTTGTCCTCAAGAAACTTATAATCACCATGACTATGTATATTTGCAACTGTGTTTGTATTTTGTCTGTAAAGTCTAGAAACAtagatacttttattttatacttatatatgtttttaagatCTAAGTACAAAggaattatactccaattaaaaaagatcCAAGAAGTCCTTGATGAAAGGTATATTTGCCTATGTTTTCAGATTTTATCTTTACCATAtggaatgtgtgtatgtatgtaaacaATTAGTTACAGTGTAAGTGCTGAAAAAAAACTATATGCAAAATAATTTGGACTACGTCCACTTTTCATTCTCTACTGGATATTCACATTAGCCTATAaggatttccccagtggctcagcgattaagaacctgcctgcgatgcaggagacacagaagaagggagtttgatccctgggtcaggaagatccctggaggagggtatggcaacccactccagtattcttgctgggaaaatcgcatggacagaggagcttgatgggctacagtccatggggtcacacagagtcagacacagctgaagcaactgagcacacacacatcagcatataaacatacttttatttcttgattCTTAAAAAAGTTATCTTTTCTTAACTCTACTAACTTCTGTCAGCTGTTGTTCCATTTCTTTCCTATGCTCTGTACTTGTTAACTCTAATTTCCCTCCTCCCATTTTCTCTTAAACCTATTTCAGCCAGTGTTGACCATCCTATTCCAATTGTATTCTCATCAGAGTCACTGATGACCTCTACGTTACTAATTGTCATTTCTCAGTCCTTGTCTAACTTGATTATCAGTAATATTTGACTGATATCAAATATTATGATATCAAATATCATCCTTGACTGATATTCTTCACAAAGTTTCCAAGATACTCTGCTCTCTTAGTTGAAATTTCTCctttgttgttcggttgctaagtcatgtccaactctttgccaccccacggattgcaacactccaggcttcccagtgcttcactatctcctgaaatttgctcaaacttaatgtccactgaatcagtgatgccatccaaccatctcatcctttgtcatcccctttctTCTACCTCGTTggtatttccttctctgtctcttttgcttgtttttcttctcttttgtccctcaactttaaaaagtggtttttttaaaaaaaatcacactgtaAAAAACAAACTATTCTTATCTTTTGGTGTGTacagttctatgaattttaacacatgtatcagttcagtttagtcactcagttgtgtccgactctttgcagccccatgtactgcagcacgccaggcttccctgtccatcaccaactcctggaacttgctcaatctcatgtccattgagttggcaatgccatccaaccacctcatcttctgttgtccccttctcctgccttcagtcttttccagcagcagggtcttttctgatgagaagagtcagttcttcacatcaagtggctaatgtattggagttttagcttcagcatcagtccttccaataaatagtcAGGGCTGATTttttaaggattgactggtttgatctccttgcagtccaaaggactctcaagagtcttctccaacaccacacttcaaagcatcaattcttcagccctcagttttctctgtagtccaactctcacatccatacacgactactggaaaaaccatagctttgactagacggacccttgttggcaaagtaatgtttctgctttttaatacactgtctaggtttgtcacagcttttcttccaaggaacaagcatatAGATGTATGCACATGTATAGATTTGTGTAATCAGTACCATAATCAGGATACAGAATAATTCTATCACCCTGAAAATATGCCTTACATCATCTCTTTATAGTCAAACCTTTATCGCCTGGAAACCATTGCTGTTCTCCATCATTATACTTTCGTCTTTTAGAAATGTCATATGAATGGAACTATACAGTATGTAACTTTTCTAggctggcttcttttactcagcataataTCTTTGATATTCCTCTAAATtattgcatgtatcttttgtttcttccttcttactgctgagtaatattgtttgtatggatgtaccagaaattgtttatccattcacctggtATAAAGGACATTTAAATAGTTTTCCAGTTTGAGTTGTTTTGGGCAACTATGAACAGATCTGCTGTAAACACTGA is part of the Odocoileus virginianus isolate 20LAN1187 ecotype Illinois chromosome 5, Ovbor_1.2, whole genome shotgun sequence genome and encodes:
- the LOC110139512 gene encoding small ribosomal subunit protein uS8-like, with translation MVHMNVLADALKSIKNAEKRGKCQVLIRPCSKVIIRFLTVMMKHGYTSEFEIIDDHRARNVVVNLTGRLNKCGVISPKFDVQFKDLEKWQNNLLPSCQFGFIVLTTSAGIMDSEEARRKHTGGRILGFFF